One Burkholderiaceae bacterium DAT-1 DNA segment encodes these proteins:
- the rluD gene encoding 23S rRNA pseudouridine(1911/1915/1917) synthase RluD, protein MENPVSNSQTEAEDYNDSDDRIALEVPQDCAGGRLDAVLARLLPEFSRSRLAKWITDGKVLLAGAAVQPKTKVWGGELIEVDIEPDPQEQAFAPEPIDFPVIHEDAAIIVIDKPAGLVVHPAAGNWQGTLLNGLLYRYPELGHIPRAGIVHRLDKDTSGLMVVARTLAAQTDLVRQLQARTVKRQYLAIAQGVLTGSGTVNAPIGRHPRDRLRMAVVPTGKPAVTHWQAIEQLDRHTLVECKLETGRTHQIRVHMAHIGHALAADPVYGGKGMAAEPEVAAALNVFARQALHALRLGLVHPVSGEHVQWESQMPDDFSTLMAALRTPA, encoded by the coding sequence ATGGAAAACCCTGTATCAAATTCTCAGACAGAAGCCGAAGATTATAACGATTCGGATGACAGAATCGCACTCGAAGTGCCACAAGATTGTGCTGGTGGACGCCTCGATGCGGTTTTGGCGCGACTATTACCCGAATTTTCCCGCAGCCGTCTTGCCAAATGGATCACCGATGGCAAGGTGTTGCTGGCTGGAGCAGCTGTTCAACCCAAGACAAAAGTCTGGGGCGGCGAGCTGATCGAGGTCGATATTGAACCCGACCCGCAGGAGCAAGCCTTCGCACCCGAGCCCATCGACTTCCCCGTGATTCACGAGGATGCTGCGATCATTGTCATAGACAAGCCTGCAGGGCTAGTAGTTCACCCTGCTGCAGGAAACTGGCAGGGTACACTACTCAATGGCCTTTTGTATCGTTATCCGGAACTCGGACACATCCCGCGCGCGGGCATTGTGCACCGGCTGGACAAGGATACCAGCGGGTTGATGGTGGTTGCGCGTACGCTGGCCGCCCAGACCGACTTGGTGCGTCAGCTGCAGGCCCGCACGGTCAAGCGCCAGTATCTGGCGATTGCACAGGGCGTGCTAACGGGTTCGGGTACGGTGAATGCGCCGATTGGACGGCATCCGCGAGATCGTTTGCGCATGGCGGTCGTGCCCACCGGCAAGCCCGCTGTCACGCACTGGCAGGCAATTGAACAGCTCGATCGTCATACGCTGGTGGAATGCAAACTGGAGACAGGGCGGACCCACCAGATTCGTGTACATATGGCGCATATTGGCCATGCGCTGGCGGCTGATCCCGTGTATGGCGGTAAGGGCATGGCTGCAGAACCAGAAGTGGCGGCTGCGCTGAACGTGTTTGCGCGACAGGCACTGCATGCCTTGCGTCTGGGGCTGGTGCATCCTGTGTCCGGCGAGCATGTGCAGTGGGAAAGCCAGATGCCTGATGATTTTTCGACCTTGATGGCTGCTTTGAGGACACCTGCATGA
- a CDS encoding SMI1/KNR4 family protein, translating to MKDELLMQSAFGKIFIDAKQTEFGVIRESSKPHPIELAGMHVFAEDGCGNYFVQMANKIYFWDHETGDQILLADSPEVFLNGCKEPTDVDMLTVKVESAWIDPEFAKLFGVSLKS from the coding sequence ATGAAAGACGAGTTACTCATGCAGAGCGCATTTGGCAAAATTTTCATTGATGCCAAGCAAACAGAGTTTGGAGTCATTAGAGAAAGCAGTAAGCCGCATCCGATTGAATTGGCAGGGATGCATGTTTTTGCGGAAGATGGCTGTGGTAACTATTTCGTGCAAATGGCTAACAAGATTTATTTTTGGGATCATGAAACGGGTGACCAGATCTTACTCGCGGATTCCCCTGAAGTTTTTCTAAATGGGTGTAAAGAACCTACCGATGTAGATATGCTGACCGTGAAAGTTGAATCAGCTTGGATCGATCCGGAATTTGCCAAGCTATTTGGCGTTTCACTTAAGTCGTGA
- the pgeF gene encoding peptidoglycan editing factor PgeF: protein MTDWLSAALVPDWPAPTHVRAISTTRAGGVSEGDFAGFNLATHVGDAPDAVAANRAALATHTGAAAGWLDQVHGTRVAHLDTLDSHVVPDADASVATLPGRAAVVMTADCLPVLFCDEAGTVVAAAHAGWRGLCGGVLEATVAAMQATSPVMAWLGPAIGPDAFEVGGEVREAFMAHDLAAEAAFKPGTHEGKWLGDLYLLARQRLASVGVSAVYGGGYCTFSDERFFSYRRSRQTGRMASVVWIAQ, encoded by the coding sequence ATGACTGACTGGCTGAGCGCAGCACTGGTACCCGACTGGCCTGCACCAACGCATGTTCGTGCGATCTCGACGACGCGGGCAGGTGGCGTGAGTGAGGGCGACTTTGCCGGCTTCAATCTAGCGACGCATGTCGGGGATGCGCCTGACGCCGTCGCGGCCAATCGTGCAGCACTTGCCACCCATACAGGTGCGGCTGCGGGTTGGCTGGATCAGGTACATGGCACGCGGGTGGCACATCTCGATACGCTGGATAGCCATGTGGTGCCGGATGCCGATGCCAGTGTGGCGACGCTCCCCGGACGTGCTGCTGTGGTGATGACAGCGGATTGTTTGCCGGTGCTGTTCTGCGACGAGGCGGGTACGGTGGTGGCCGCTGCACATGCTGGCTGGCGCGGACTATGCGGTGGCGTGCTAGAAGCAACGGTGGCTGCCATGCAGGCGACATCTCCGGTGATGGCGTGGCTCGGGCCTGCCATCGGGCCGGATGCGTTTGAAGTCGGCGGTGAGGTGCGCGAGGCCTTTATGGCGCATGATCTGGCGGCGGAAGCGGCCTTCAAACCGGGAACGCATGAAGGTAAGTGGCTGGGTGACTTGTACTTGCTGGCACGCCAGCGGCTGGCCTCAGTTGGTGTCTCCGCCGTATATGGTGGCGGGTACTGTACGTTCAGCGACGAACGCTTTTTCTCCTACCGCCGTAGTCGTCAGACGGGGCGGATGGCGAGTGTGGTGTGGATTGCGCAATGA
- a CDS encoding PAS domain S-box protein codes for MPFKPSPAPEVHVLESLIVFSRVKVAVWHPEGACWQVSPGLNLSLGLPESWGEWSSDAWSLLLHDDDRANVLAALQSCTDGQSIKLVNVRIKRRDMGWSWFNCNSFSAGKQPVLVFDDVTIARQDRAALLDSHVKLRGVYDAAPAAIIFWGKEGRISDWNPMAERMFGWSTDAMIGQKLVPILIEPAHYDAFAGAVNFAARGHQVGQVTCRSLKQDGSVIHCDWRTVAIYGASGKLSGLLSLVTDVTDMIAAQESLLRAKEQAESLNRAKSEFLLVIGHELRTPLNGVLGMAQVLESIASEEEQTYIQPILTCGRNLRDIVDCVNDYTSIDAVTPEDVREAFDPDDLAANLLDQFRAAATEKGLALSATLAASVRLSGDRRGIEKILRIFIQNAIHFTKNGHVQVTSATEGGDGAPVTLRLSVQDTGIGIDAERLPNLFAPFSHAQDVKTRAQGGIGLGLALARKLADRMQGRLIVSSELGVGSTFSLEVELASI; via the coding sequence ATGCCTTTCAAACCGAGTCCTGCACCAGAAGTTCATGTCCTGGAAAGCCTGATTGTCTTTAGCAGGGTAAAGGTCGCGGTTTGGCATCCGGAGGGGGCGTGCTGGCAGGTGTCTCCCGGATTGAATCTTTCACTCGGATTGCCAGAGAGCTGGGGCGAGTGGTCCAGTGATGCATGGAGCCTACTCCTGCACGATGATGACCGCGCCAATGTGCTTGCAGCACTACAATCTTGCACAGACGGCCAATCCATCAAGCTGGTCAATGTCCGAATCAAACGTCGCGATATGGGCTGGTCGTGGTTCAACTGCAATTCCTTCTCTGCTGGCAAGCAGCCAGTCCTCGTGTTCGATGATGTGACCATTGCGAGACAGGACCGAGCAGCGCTGCTGGATAGTCATGTCAAATTGCGCGGTGTATATGATGCTGCGCCTGCCGCCATTATTTTCTGGGGCAAGGAAGGCCGGATTTCCGACTGGAATCCGATGGCTGAACGCATGTTTGGCTGGTCGACTGACGCCATGATCGGTCAGAAGCTGGTTCCCATTCTGATCGAACCTGCTCATTACGATGCGTTTGCGGGCGCCGTCAATTTTGCTGCGCGTGGCCATCAGGTCGGTCAGGTGACGTGTCGCTCGCTCAAGCAGGATGGCAGCGTCATTCATTGTGACTGGCGAACGGTGGCCATATACGGGGCGTCCGGCAAACTGAGCGGCTTATTGTCACTGGTCACCGATGTAACTGACATGATTGCAGCGCAGGAAAGCCTGCTGCGAGCTAAAGAGCAAGCGGAGTCACTTAATCGGGCCAAATCCGAATTCCTGCTGGTAATCGGGCATGAACTCAGGACACCGCTGAACGGCGTACTGGGGATGGCGCAGGTGCTTGAAAGCATCGCATCCGAAGAAGAACAGACCTATATCCAGCCCATCCTCACCTGTGGCCGTAATCTGCGCGATATCGTAGATTGTGTGAACGACTATACCTCCATTGATGCGGTTACGCCGGAAGACGTGCGGGAGGCGTTTGATCCTGATGATCTCGCCGCCAATCTACTGGATCAATTTCGCGCCGCAGCGACGGAAAAGGGGTTGGCACTGTCGGCTACACTGGCGGCTTCTGTGCGCCTATCCGGGGATAGACGCGGCATTGAGAAGATCCTCAGAATCTTTATCCAGAATGCCATCCACTTCACTAAAAACGGACATGTTCAGGTGACCAGCGCAACGGAGGGAGGGGACGGGGCGCCAGTCACGCTTCGACTCTCTGTGCAGGATACCGGTATCGGCATTGATGCCGAGCGGCTGCCCAATCTGTTTGCACCGTTTTCCCATGCGCAGGATGTCAAAACCAGAGCCCAGGGGGGCATTGGTCTCGGACTCGCCCTGGCGCGCAAGCTGGCCGATCGCATGCAGGGTCGCCTTATTGTGAGCAGCGAGCTCGGTGTCGGATCGACATTTTCATTGGAAGTCGAGCTGGCGTCTATCTGA
- a CDS encoding sulfate ABC transporter substrate-binding protein: MVKKLALTVVLIASVLSTGVQAAGRELLNVSYDPTRELFQDFNKAFSAYWKKTANEDVTIRQSHGGSGKQARAVLDGLEADVVTLALAYDIDELSAKAQLLPANWQSRLPQRASPYTSTIVFLVRKGNPKQIRDWGDLVRPGVQVVTPNPKTSGGARWNYLAAWGWAVSQPGASDKTARDFIAKLYGNVKILDTGARGATVTFTERGQGDVLIAWENEAFLALNEAGGANKFQIVVPSSSILAEPPVAVVDKNANKHGTAKVAQAYLQYLYSPVGQEIVAKHYYRPTDATVAAKYASTFPKLKLFTIDEKFGGWQKAQKAHFDDGGVFDQIYRR, from the coding sequence TTGGTGAAAAAGTTGGCTTTGACAGTGGTATTGATCGCAAGCGTGCTGTCAACCGGCGTACAGGCTGCCGGACGTGAATTGCTGAATGTGTCCTATGACCCGACTCGAGAGTTGTTCCAGGACTTTAATAAGGCTTTTTCGGCGTATTGGAAAAAGACCGCCAATGAAGATGTGACTATACGGCAGTCCCATGGTGGCTCTGGTAAGCAGGCACGTGCGGTGCTGGATGGTCTGGAGGCGGATGTCGTGACACTGGCGCTTGCCTACGATATTGACGAGCTCTCCGCTAAAGCGCAGCTATTGCCGGCCAACTGGCAGTCACGTTTGCCGCAGCGCGCATCACCTTATACATCCACCATCGTGTTTCTTGTGCGCAAGGGGAATCCCAAGCAGATTCGGGATTGGGGGGATCTGGTGCGTCCCGGTGTGCAAGTTGTGACGCCTAATCCAAAAACATCTGGTGGTGCCCGCTGGAATTACCTCGCTGCGTGGGGGTGGGCGGTTTCGCAACCCGGAGCCAGTGACAAAACCGCACGGGACTTTATCGCCAAACTTTACGGTAACGTCAAAATTCTGGATACCGGCGCCCGTGGTGCAACGGTGACGTTTACCGAACGTGGTCAGGGCGATGTGCTGATCGCTTGGGAGAACGAAGCATTCCTGGCGCTCAATGAAGCCGGTGGCGCCAATAAATTTCAGATTGTGGTTCCCAGCAGCTCTATTCTGGCCGAGCCGCCCGTTGCCGTAGTCGATAAGAATGCGAACAAACACGGTACCGCCAAGGTGGCGCAAGCGTATCTGCAGTATTTGTACAGCCCGGTTGGTCAGGAAATTGTGGCAAAGCACTACTATCGTCCGACGGACGCTACGGTTGCGGCAAAATACGCCAGTACCTTCCCCAAGTTGAAACTGTTTACGATCGACGAAAAATTTGGTGGCTGGCAAAAAGCGCAGAAAGCCCATTTCGACGATGGTGGTGTATTCGACCAAATCTATCGTCGCTAA
- a CDS encoding DUF3299 domain-containing protein gives MIARHFPFLALLVCLQSIAGDHLPGNLPAGPAPKGNAMFGVTEVVGKPVEDKSGFVSWKTLAMVKVDTGKTDDVVTYDKQIESLHNKVVKLHGFMLPLGMGEKQSRFILTATPPTCAFCLPGGPEQVIEVRAAAPIRYSYDAIELTGTFEVLHNDPMGLYYRVSAAKEVK, from the coding sequence ATGATCGCCCGTCACTTTCCCTTCCTCGCCCTGCTCGTCTGCCTCCAAAGCATCGCAGGCGACCATTTACCCGGCAATCTGCCCGCTGGCCCCGCGCCCAAGGGCAATGCGATGTTTGGCGTGACTGAAGTCGTGGGCAAGCCTGTTGAGGACAAGAGCGGATTTGTGTCGTGGAAGACGCTGGCGATGGTCAAGGTCGATACGGGCAAAACAGACGATGTGGTCACGTACGACAAGCAGATCGAGTCACTGCATAACAAGGTAGTGAAGCTGCATGGTTTTATGCTGCCGCTCGGCATGGGCGAAAAGCAGAGCCGCTTTATCCTGACCGCCACGCCACCCACCTGTGCATTCTGCCTGCCGGGCGGCCCCGAGCAAGTCATCGAAGTGCGCGCCGCCGCTCCGATTCGCTACAGCTACGATGCCATTGAACTCACCGGCACCTTTGAAGTGCTGCACAACGATCCGATGGGCTTGTATTACCGGGTGTCGGCGGCGAAAGAGGTGAAGTGA
- a CDS encoding alpha/beta hydrolase: MNSLIKWQQSAVTAAILGASAIYAYCEQPAIRQPISATAPQPITLGESFTISSRHLNEIRRINVYVPPGYRESPNAQLPVIYMPDGGMAEDFLHVAGLMQVSLANGTMRPFILVGIENTERRRDLTGPSTQEADRKIALRTGGSAAFRAFIRDELFPVIESRYRVTPERAIVGESLAGLFALETLIASPEMFSAYIAIDPSLWWNNSQLTQDTATFLKTHPDLTATIYLSSSGNGNDDSVKSYAGMIRHGNHAGIRHRFDEMPQELHQTIYEPSALNAFRWAFRGADSPLPR; the protein is encoded by the coding sequence TTGAACAGTCTGATAAAGTGGCAACAGAGCGCAGTCACGGCGGCAATCCTCGGTGCGTCTGCAATTTATGCATATTGCGAGCAACCAGCGATTCGCCAGCCGATTTCCGCTACAGCACCTCAACCAATCACGCTGGGAGAATCATTTACGATCAGTTCGCGGCATCTGAACGAAATCAGGCGTATCAATGTCTATGTCCCGCCAGGTTATCGCGAATCCCCGAATGCCCAGTTGCCCGTCATTTACATGCCGGATGGCGGCATGGCAGAAGATTTCCTGCATGTCGCAGGACTCATGCAGGTATCTCTGGCCAATGGCACCATGCGCCCGTTTATTCTGGTAGGTATCGAAAATACCGAACGCAGGCGAGACCTGACAGGCCCGTCTACCCAAGAAGCTGATCGCAAAATCGCCTTGCGTACAGGCGGTTCGGCAGCATTTCGTGCCTTCATTCGGGACGAGCTGTTTCCAGTCATTGAATCTCGTTACCGGGTGACACCTGAACGCGCGATTGTCGGGGAATCGCTGGCGGGCTTGTTTGCCCTTGAGACCCTGATTGCATCACCTGAGATGTTTAGCGCCTATATCGCCATTGATCCCTCGCTATGGTGGAACAACAGCCAGCTGACACAGGACACTGCGACTTTTCTGAAGACGCATCCGGATCTCACAGCCACGATCTACCTATCAAGCAGCGGCAACGGCAATGACGACAGCGTTAAATCGTATGCCGGTATGATCCGCCACGGCAACCATGCGGGTATTCGCCATCGCTTCGATGAGATGCCACAAGAGCTCCATCAAACGATTTACGAACCATCGGCCCTGAATGCGTTTCGCTGGGCATTCAGGGGAGCGGATTCTCCCCTGCCCAGGTGA
- a CDS encoding SgrR family transcriptional regulator codes for MRLIDQYQRLHQNLPACPAPDMHAIADMLCCSVRNARLLLGQMEAFGWIRRIPGRGRGRRTQIDLLKEPSALRLQHIRSRIEAGKLDTAFLETVPRARLDALGMLLSTCIDASSGTVLRMPFHRSLTSLDPLQANRRPELHILRQVGCGLVEYDEQLHQLRPALAHRWTHDAAGIHWSFNVRPGLHFHDGRRIRTRDIVSTLERARITEGPHRQSFAHIETIGSTQDTIHLLLSRPDHLLPNLLASCAGMVVPEDDWLRADFSQRPVSAGAFRIERNTPWQARLSRFDGYFRERTLLDQVELWFLEASNTLPAMHARQFDSHFRALPDQAIPPDWQLLQQPELGCDFAILNPASPIFASLESRQAFAHLLRQSVIPLSVMTQRPLAQGFLPDWLHVEDRQTGARLTPATLHMISPKQDGSQQLAEHLAATLRDKGYRIVLSLLDYDDFHGQQAWHQSDIAIGYELVLDDIRFGLRDILNGNSMLHAWLSADQRANLQRSVMAASGTSRIEDQHQLLEQAFRQLTAEASMIPLLHTRQYAVAPPQMNGLCLNASGWLDFRRIWFDSAP; via the coding sequence ATGCGACTGATTGATCAATACCAGCGACTGCACCAGAACCTGCCCGCTTGCCCGGCACCGGATATGCACGCCATCGCAGATATGCTGTGCTGCAGTGTGCGCAATGCCCGACTCTTACTTGGGCAAATGGAAGCATTCGGCTGGATACGCAGAATTCCGGGGCGCGGGCGCGGACGCCGGACACAGATCGACTTGCTAAAAGAACCGTCAGCACTCCGACTTCAGCACATCCGCTCACGCATAGAAGCAGGCAAGCTAGATACCGCATTTCTGGAGACGGTGCCACGCGCGCGTCTGGATGCCCTCGGCATGCTGCTGTCCACCTGCATAGATGCATCTAGCGGTACCGTATTGCGCATGCCCTTTCATCGCAGCCTGACCAGCCTTGATCCCCTACAGGCAAATCGCAGGCCTGAATTGCATATCCTGCGACAAGTCGGTTGTGGACTTGTCGAATACGACGAGCAGCTGCATCAGCTACGTCCCGCACTCGCTCACCGTTGGACACATGATGCGGCTGGCATTCACTGGTCTTTCAATGTGCGTCCCGGCCTGCATTTCCATGATGGCCGCCGCATTCGCACGCGCGACATTGTGTCCACCCTCGAACGAGCCCGCATCACCGAAGGCCCGCATCGGCAATCATTTGCCCATATTGAGACGATTGGATCCACACAGGATACCATTCACTTGCTTCTTTCTAGGCCAGATCATCTCCTGCCGAATTTGCTGGCCAGCTGCGCAGGCATGGTTGTGCCGGAAGATGATTGGCTGCGAGCGGATTTCAGTCAGCGCCCCGTTTCTGCAGGCGCATTCCGAATAGAACGGAATACCCCCTGGCAGGCACGCCTATCCCGATTCGATGGGTATTTTCGCGAACGCACACTCCTTGATCAGGTCGAACTCTGGTTTCTGGAGGCATCTAACACCTTGCCGGCGATGCATGCTCGTCAATTTGACAGTCATTTCCGTGCCTTACCTGATCAAGCTATCCCACCGGACTGGCAATTGCTGCAGCAACCCGAGCTTGGATGCGATTTCGCGATCTTGAATCCCGCATCCCCTATCTTTGCCAGCCTTGAATCAAGACAAGCATTTGCCCATCTACTTCGTCAAAGCGTTATCCCGCTCTCGGTCATGACCCAGCGTCCGCTTGCACAGGGTTTTCTGCCCGACTGGTTGCACGTCGAGGATAGACAGACTGGCGCACGACTGACGCCTGCGACCTTGCACATGATCAGTCCGAAACAGGACGGTAGCCAGCAGCTCGCAGAGCATCTTGCAGCTACACTGAGAGATAAAGGCTACCGGATTGTGCTTTCCCTTCTGGACTATGATGATTTCCACGGACAGCAAGCGTGGCATCAATCAGATATCGCCATCGGCTACGAATTGGTGCTGGACGACATTCGATTTGGATTGCGAGACATCCTGAACGGCAATTCGATGCTCCATGCCTGGCTATCTGCAGACCAGCGAGCCAACCTGCAGCGTAGCGTGATGGCGGCATCCGGCACGTCTCGCATCGAGGATCAACATCAGCTGCTCGAACAAGCCTTCCGGCAACTCACTGCGGAGGCGTCGATGATCCCTCTGCTTCACACCCGCCAATATGCAGTTGCGCCTCCACAGATGAACGGGCTCTGTCTCAACGCAAGCGGTTGGTTAGACTTTCGCCGGATCTGGTTTGATAGCGCGCCATAA
- a CDS encoding HDOD domain-containing protein produces the protein MEYQDKSRQCPTLKNIPSAKAVIVSADLNEAKTDKLLKSLTLPPLPSVLADFRAAQAKEADLQTLGQIIGRDIGLAAAVLKVANSPGFAGRTLDSLKDAVTVLGAANLESIVTSVALKQLLPLPPILHTFWEESGRIGSIASQAAKTWHLCRPDQAYLFCLFRDSGIPVLAQRFSSYINTLARAMADPVNFTQIEERSRATAHTVVGYLLARTWFMPEHFAEGVLMHHDFAAIGKHESVSREAARLVSTARLAEHLLRAHVLNELDLGWPQAEQAVLGELGIHPSEMEEFGDELRKGPSLV, from the coding sequence ATGGAATATCAAGACAAATCCCGCCAGTGTCCTACACTGAAGAACATTCCCTCTGCCAAGGCCGTGATCGTGTCTGCCGATCTGAACGAAGCAAAAACCGACAAGCTCCTGAAAAGCCTGACGCTGCCCCCCTTGCCGTCCGTGCTGGCGGACTTTCGCGCTGCGCAAGCCAAAGAAGCTGACCTGCAAACGCTCGGGCAGATTATTGGGCGAGACATTGGTCTGGCTGCGGCCGTGCTCAAAGTAGCTAACTCGCCAGGCTTTGCAGGCAGAACACTGGATTCGCTTAAGGATGCTGTCACGGTGCTTGGAGCTGCCAATCTGGAAAGCATTGTCACGAGCGTTGCACTCAAGCAATTGCTGCCATTGCCTCCCATTTTGCATACCTTCTGGGAAGAATCAGGGCGAATTGGCAGTATTGCCAGTCAGGCGGCAAAAACGTGGCATCTCTGCCGACCCGATCAGGCGTATTTGTTCTGCTTATTCAGGGATAGCGGTATTCCGGTGCTGGCGCAACGCTTCAGCAGCTACATCAATACCTTGGCTCGTGCCATGGCCGATCCGGTGAATTTTACCCAGATAGAGGAACGGAGCCGGGCCACGGCACATACGGTGGTGGGGTATTTGCTGGCAAGAACATGGTTTATGCCCGAGCACTTCGCTGAAGGCGTGCTGATGCACCACGATTTTGCAGCGATTGGCAAGCATGAGTCTGTTTCACGCGAAGCAGCACGACTAGTGAGTACGGCACGTCTGGCAGAGCACTTACTACGTGCCCATGTATTGAATGAACTGGATCTGGGCTGGCCACAGGCCGAGCAGGCCGTACTCGGAGAGCTGGGTATTCACCCGTCAGAAATGGAGGAATTCGGAGACGAGCTACGTAAAGGCCCGTCTCTGGTGTAG
- a CDS encoding transporter substrate-binding domain-containing protein: protein MKRYAWGCVLIVLCCAHAHAALATLRVGFSNNKPPYIFEKERRGLEYDIVVSALVEAGFEVKPFFAPIERLHVMIAHRQLDAITTTNSQSGLTLAYSDPYIEYQNYAVALSARKVELNQMADLANYSVSSFQRARKLLGPEFEQVMINHPKYVEEGDQGVRNLLLFSGRVDVVVGERRIIEWFSANRPGKVNMRQPVTWYKLFPPTSYSVGFVRADYRDLFNVALAGIRRKGRYADIERRYEND from the coding sequence ATGAAGCGGTACGCATGGGGATGTGTATTGATTGTGCTCTGCTGCGCGCATGCGCATGCGGCGTTAGCCACGCTGCGGGTGGGTTTTAGTAATAACAAGCCGCCTTATATTTTCGAAAAGGAACGCCGAGGGTTGGAGTACGATATCGTGGTATCGGCACTTGTAGAGGCAGGATTCGAGGTAAAGCCCTTCTTTGCGCCGATTGAGCGCCTTCATGTCATGATTGCGCACAGACAACTTGACGCTATCACCACGACCAATTCCCAGTCCGGGCTGACGCTTGCTTATTCCGATCCGTATATCGAATATCAGAACTATGCAGTCGCCTTGTCAGCACGAAAGGTAGAGCTCAATCAGATGGCGGACTTGGCCAACTACTCGGTCAGCTCATTTCAGCGTGCGCGAAAGTTGCTCGGACCAGAATTCGAACAAGTCATGATCAATCATCCAAAATATGTGGAAGAAGGTGATCAGGGTGTTCGGAATCTGCTGTTATTTAGTGGGCGAGTTGATGTGGTTGTGGGCGAGCGCCGTATTATCGAATGGTTTAGTGCCAATCGGCCTGGTAAGGTGAATATGCGGCAGCCTGTCACGTGGTACAAATTGTTCCCACCGACATCGTATTCGGTTGGATTTGTACGTGCAGACTATCGCGATCTGTTCAACGTGGCTCTGGCCGGCATTCGTCGCAAGGGGCGCTACGCAGACATTGAGCGGCGTTATGAAAACGATTAA
- a CDS encoding outer membrane protein assembly factor BamD — MLALALTACGTDPDKEKIKHASAEELYQSAKTELDNSNYQLAVKTYEQLIAKYPYGSYAQQAELEMAYANFKDQEPAAALQSLDRFLKQHPTHQNADYAYYLKGLINFIEDKSFFARIANQDMAERDPKAAKESFEAFHDLVNRFPNSRYAEDSRDRMAYLITALADSELYISKYYYRRGAYLAAANRSKYVIENYGTTNRVEVALLIMAASYDRLNQKELADDARKVLKTNYPNSILTENQIFGTRAWYRFW; from the coding sequence ATGCTCGCACTTGCTTTAACAGCGTGTGGCACCGACCCGGATAAAGAAAAGATCAAGCACGCCAGTGCGGAAGAACTGTATCAAAGTGCCAAGACCGAGCTGGATAACTCAAATTACCAGCTTGCAGTTAAAACCTACGAGCAGCTGATCGCCAAGTATCCTTACGGTAGCTATGCCCAGCAAGCCGAACTGGAAATGGCCTATGCCAATTTCAAGGATCAGGAACCCGCTGCTGCGCTGCAGAGTCTGGATCGCTTCCTCAAGCAGCATCCGACCCATCAGAACGCGGACTACGCCTACTATCTGAAGGGTCTGATTAACTTTATCGAAGACAAATCCTTCTTTGCAAGAATCGCCAATCAGGATATGGCCGAGCGCGATCCAAAGGCCGCCAAGGAATCTTTCGAAGCCTTCCATGATCTGGTGAATCGTTTCCCCAATAGCCGGTACGCCGAAGATTCGCGTGATCGCATGGCCTACCTGATCACGGCACTGGCCGATAGTGAACTGTACATTTCAAAATACTACTACCGTCGCGGGGCATATTTGGCTGCCGCTAATCGCTCCAAATATGTCATTGAAAACTACGGTACCACCAATCGTGTGGAAGTTGCGCTACTGATTATGGCGGCATCTTACGATCGCCTGAACCAGAAAGAGCTGGCCGATGATGCACGTAAGGTCTTGAAAACAAACTACCCGAACTCGATACTAACCGAAAACCAGATCTTCGGCACACGTGCCTGGTATCGCTTCTGGTAA